The Frondihabitans peucedani genome segment GAGGGCGTAGAGCCCCCAGTGGACGAACATGCCGAACCGGTCGTGGGTGAACCACGGGGCGATCGGTGAATCGGGTGCCATCACTTGCCTCCCAGGCCGCTGGAGAGCGCGATGCCGCGCACGAGGTACTTCTGGAGCAGGATCGCGAGACCCGCGGTCGGGACCATCGAGATGGTCGACGCGGCCATGATCAGCTGCCACTGCTTGCCGCCCTGACCGAGGAACGCGTTCAGCCCGAGCGGCACCGTCGTGTGCGCCGGGTCGTTCACGATGATGAGCGGCCAGAGGAAGCTGTTCCAGTAGTTGATGAAGGTGAACACGACGAGCACGGCGATCGTCGGGCGCACCACCGGCATGATGATGCCGAGCAGGATCCGCAGGTGCGAGGCGCCGTCGATCTTCCCGGCCTCCTCCAGCTCCATCGGCACGGTCAGCATCGCCTGCCGGAGGAGGAAGGTGCCGAACGCGGTGAATGCCCACGGCACGATGAGCGCCTGGTAGGAGTTGACCCAGCCGAGCTGCGTCATGAACAGGAACATCGGGATCACGACGACCTCCTGCGGCACCATCAGCGTGCCGAGGAAGACGAAGAAGATGCCCTCGCGGCCCCGGAACCTCAGGCGCGAGAACGCATACGCCGAGAGCACCGAGACCACGACGACGAGCGCCGTGCCCAGGATCGAGACGATGGCGCCGTTCACCATGTACTGCGCGAACGGGACGTAGCTCCAGACGTCGGCGTAGTTCTGCCAGCGCACCTCGCTGCCGATGAGGCGCGGCGGCGACGAGAAGACCTCGGCGCCCGGCTTGAGCGAGGTGGCGATCATCCAGATCAGCGGGATCAGGAACGCGATGACGAAGAGGGTGAGCAGGACCTGCGAGATCCAGCCGTTGCGCCGCTGCTTCCGCGCGATCGTGCTGAGGGAGACGGCGCCGCGCCGCACGGTCCTGTTGTCGGCGGCCAGCCCGCCGAGCCTCCGGGTGGCTGTCGGACTAGTCATAGTGCACCCACCGCTTCTGAGCCA includes the following:
- a CDS encoding carbohydrate ABC transporter permease, translated to MTSPTATRRLGGLAADNRTVRRGAVSLSTIARKQRRNGWISQVLLTLFVIAFLIPLIWMIATSLKPGAEVFSSPPRLIGSEVRWQNYADVWSYVPFAQYMVNGAIVSILGTALVVVVSVLSAYAFSRLRFRGREGIFFVFLGTLMVPQEVVVIPMFLFMTQLGWVNSYQALIVPWAFTAFGTFLLRQAMLTVPMELEEAGKIDGASHLRILLGIIMPVVRPTIAVLVVFTFINYWNSFLWPLIIVNDPAHTTVPLGLNAFLGQGGKQWQLIMAASTISMVPTAGLAILLQKYLVRGIALSSGLGGK